The proteins below are encoded in one region of Danio rerio strain Tuebingen ecotype United States chromosome 14, GRCz12tu, whole genome shotgun sequence:
- the tbc1d10c gene encoding uncharacterized protein tbc1d10c, whose amino-acid sequence MSVKQDPSEDEEGNHGPEVPLVETNRFGFIIGNGETDSEGPCPELVRHRESKWLGLMTQWEQVMEKKSHKVKSQCQKGIPASVRIKCWPLLCGAKDRKENNSTLYNSLVEAPDHQGWIEIIKRDTDRQFPFHEMFLSKDGHGQKDLLEVLKAYTQYRPDEGYCQAQGPVAAVLLMNMPAEEAFWCLVQISELYLPGYYSPLLEGVLFDAAVLSSVLKKLCPAAHKHLQGQGVEPLMFATDWLMCLFSRHLPFNTLLRVWDLFFCYGVRVLFQVAVVLVRRCLGDGRLRKECDGQMETLERLRSVKQRVQNEQTDAFINEVCSVSLSLADLQKQTEKELEKWKKDRPNSTFDPRGRCHGHRMAWERAQNKQKEQEKKERQKGSLTIPIMRSHSSLSPSLLRKKWRKRSSKTDTEEWDGGGRKSTRSLMEESDEEEIRRRSLCAVIGEQKAKQDRLLDDLCAPKHKDHNTHPPKISLIASSSIDSDVFEKEPSEISLRRQTGDSKTTHGNEKRRSPGCIIEESMQRHQHTVEKDRKQDDIDTEAQIIQNTDEQTCQDEQIVQIKVTLEPCEENTPVENEDKQTDSSKQEEEIQSDRDIQEEDIQTEEGKLDVTEHEDSLQNIPDIHIDVIPEEQMSQTSGDLQDDHEHPEELDVSIQTATEDDKQTPPIGEHHTDVDKEKSFHEEFNFLPEKTQIADPTKMAEEKGDRGLVEEEVHLEQQNDHQEAIQTSEVVLTSSSLQTEEKSEIEHPDRSADLIQQSQLSDPENKDMDIIIIGEELANCPVDSTVGDLLQFGNPEMSDAGGTNPLEPQEETVALRLSEDNSMAAATVIASDDTSQISSENTPAVSANTECCEIKTTEELCNITQSLNTDNKMNATKESVTPESSLIDSDVGSLEGNDKHVTTRSGNLENNMTDVITGSEMPESSDMQTAAGTDNSETNAVDSTVEDSESSQVVITTESGNLEQSENPENEIVDLFVGSDNSEIIEKPVIAGTDHVCNTMHQNDESGNPDGNTLDSDVSNPENIDVVTTSVFGSPECNDILISCASDDSGSNIVNLADGSGNQDQKQVDVTTGHENPESNEMEIAVGAVDSDGSNVEKTDSNKMLATTESGNVGCNDIQVTSGSGNLENKDVSLVESGQPDNEKVAISKSAHPETNKKHVTAASGNPTEESAAGSDNPPNTECATPANSQDFESPFPIPSSKSPHPNVPPSQLRVRRTSSSRVFYPTILSEDTFKEPQQQEHTQTEMTAHTLTDDTNVQPTSPTKSGQKRMGLFRRLRGENSKTPIPKILIQDFSEKDERLTSKERRRRKREKERKEKEEKDRKKQEREMEKDKERERKKPQTRGKSFQVLSKKGVDNAESGNSDFQTSRTRRNSAPFSDSYF is encoded by the exons TGAAGGCCCGTGTCCTGAGTTAGTGAGACATCGAGAGTCAAAGTGGCTCGGCCTCATGACTCAGTGGGAGCAAGTGATGGAGAAAAAGAGCCACAAG GTCAAAAGTCAATGTCAGAAGGGCATCCCAGCATCTGTCAGGATAAAATGTTGGCCACTGCTCTGTGGAGCCAAGGACAGGAAAGAGAACAACAGTACACTCTACAAT AGTTTAGTTGAAGCTCCAGATCATCAGGGATGGATTGAGATCATCAagagagacacagacagacagtttCCTTTCCATGAGATGTTCCTGTCCAAAGATGGCCATGG TCAGAAGGATCTGCTGGAGGTGCTGAAAGCGTACACTCAGTATCGTCCGGATGAGGGCTACTGTCAGGCACAGGGTCCAGTGGCTGCTGTCCTTCTGATGAACATGCCTGCTGAG GAGGCATTCTGGTGTCTGGTGCAAATTAGCGAGCTCTACCTACCGGGATACTACAGCCCTCTGCTG gAAGGTGTGTTATTTGATGCTGCTGTTCTGTCGAGTGTGTTAAAAAAGCTCTGTCCGGCCGCACACAAACACCTGCAGGGTCAGGGGGTGGAGCCCCTCATGTTCGCCACTGATTGGCTGATGTGTCTGTTTAGTCGCCACCTGCCCTTCAACACCCTGCTCAGAGTCTGGGACCTTTTCTTCTGCTATG GTGTCCGTGTTTTATTTCAGGTTGCAGTGGTGCTTGTTCGGCGATGTCTTGGTGATGGACGGTTGAGAAAAGAGTGTGACGGACAGATGGAAACCCTGGAGCGACTGCGAAGTGTTAAACAGCGTGTCCAAAACGAGCAGACCGATGCCTTTATTAATGAG GTATGTTCAGTGTCCTTGTCCTTGGCGGACTTGCAGAAACAAACAGAGAAAGAGCTGGAGAAATGGAAAAAGGACAGACCCAACTCGACATTTGACCCACGAGGGCGCTGTCACGGACACCGGATGGCATGGGAGAGAGCGCAGAACAAACAAAAGGAGCAGGAAAAGAAGGAGCGACAGAAGGGAAGCTTGACCATTCCTATAATGCGCTCACACTCATCCCTATCCCCTTCACTCCTGCgcaagaaatggaggaagagGAGTAGTAAGACTGACACAGAAGAGTGGGATGGAGGAGGAAGAAAATCCACAAGAAGCTTGATGGAGGAGAGCGATGAGGAGGAGATCAGGAGGAGGAGCTTGTGTGCCGTCATTGGGGAGCAAAAAGCCAAACAGGACAGATTATTAGACGATCTCTGCGCACCCAAACACAAAGATCACAACACACATCCTCCAAAGATCTCACTGATAGCGTCCTCCAGTATTGACTCTGATGTTTTTGAGAAAGAACCTTCAGAAATATCTTTAAGGCGACAGACTGGTGATTCAAAAACTACACACGGCAACGAAAAGAGAAGGAGTCCTGGGTGTATCATTGAGGAGAGCATGCAGAGGCATCAACACACTGTagaaaaagacagaaaacaaGATGATATAGACACAGAAGCAcagatcattcaaaatacagacgaGCAGACGTGTCAAGATGAACAGATTGTGCAGATTAAGGTGACTTTAGAGCCCTGTGAAGAAAATACACCTGTTGAGAACGAAGATAAACAGACTGACTCAAGTAAACAGGAAGAGGAAATACAGTCAGACAGGGACATACAGGAAGAAGACATACAAACAGAAGAGGGCAAACTAGATGTAACAGAACATGAAGACAGCCTTCAAAATATTCCAGACATACACATAGATGTTATCCCGGAGGAACAGATGAGTCAAACATCAGGAGATCTACAGGACGATCATGAACATCCAGAAGAACTGGATGTGAGCATCCAAACAGCAACAGAGGACGATAAGCAGACTCCACCTATTGGTGAACATCATACAGATGTTGACAAGGAGAAAAGTTTTCACGAAGAGTTCAATTTTCTCCCTGAAAAGACACAGATTGCAGATCCTACAAAGATGGCTGAGGAGAAAGGTGACAGGGGATTAGTGGAAGAAGAAGTacatttagaacaacaaaatgaTCACCAAGAGGCAATTCAAACATCTGAAGTGGTGTTAACATCGTCATCTTTACAAACTGAAGAAAAGAGTGAAATTGAGCATCCAGACAGATCTGCAGACCTCATCCAGCAATCCCAATTAAGCGACCCAGAAAACAAGGACATGGATATTATCATTATAGGTGAAGAGTTAGCAAACTGTCCAGTGGATTCCACTGTAGGGGATTTGTTACAATTTGGCAACCCAGAAATGAGTGATGCTGGTGGCACAAACCCCCTTGAACCTCAGGAAGAAACAGTAGCATTGAGACTCTCAGAAGATAACAGCATGGCTGCTGCCACTGTTATCGCATCTGATGACACCAGCCAGATCAGTTCAGAAAATACACCAGCTGTATCTGCAAATACAGAATGTTGTGAAATCAAAACTACTGAAGAACTGTGCAACATTACACAAAGTTTGAACACTGATAACAAAATGAATGCCACAAAAGAATCCGTCACCCCAGAGAGCAGTTTAATAGATTCTGATGTTGGGTCCCTGGAAGGCAATGACAAGCATGTAACAACTAGATCTGGCAACCTTGAAAACAACATGACAGATGTCATCACTGGATCTGAAATGCCAGAAAGCAGTGACATGCAAACTGCTGCTGGAACTGACAATTCAGAGACAAATGCAGTGGATTCTACTGTTGAAGACTCAGAAAGCAGCCAAGTAGTTATAACAACTGAATCTGGCAACCTAGAACAAAGTGAAAACCCAGAGAATGAAATAGTGGACTTGTTTGTTGGGTCTGACAATTCAGAGATCATTGAAAAACCTGTTATTGCTGGAACTGATCATGTGTGTAATACAATGCATCAAAATGATGAATCTGGCAACCCAGATGGCAATACATTGGATTCTGATGTTAGCAATCCAGAAAACATCGATGTGGTAACTACAAGTGTATTTGGCAGTCCAGAATGCAATGACATTCTGATTTCATGTGCATCTGATGACTCAGGGAGTAATATAGTGAATTTGGCTGATGGATCTGGCAACCAGGATCAAAAACAAGTGGATGTCACAACTGGTCATGAAAATCCAGAGAGCAATGAGATGGAAATAGCAGTTGGAGCTGTCGATTCAGATGGTTCTAATGTTGAAAAGACAGATAGCAATAAAATGCTTGCAACAACTGAATCTGGCAATGTAGGATGCAATGATATACAAGTCACAAGTGGATCTGGCAACTTAGAAAATAAAGATGTTTCGCTTGTTGAATCTGGACAACCAGATAATGAAAAAGTTGCCATATCTAAATCAGCTCACCCAGAAACCAACAAAAAGCATGTTACTGCTGCATCTGGCAACCCCACTGAGGAATCTGCTGCTGGATCTGACAACCCTCCGAACACTGAATGTGCAACACCAGCAAACAGCCAGGATTTTGAATCTCCCTTTCCAATTCCATCTTCAAAATCCCCACACCCAAATGTCCCACCTAGTCAACTCCGTGTGCGCAGGACTTCCAGCTCACGGGTTTTCTATCCCACAATTCTCTCTGAGGACACCTTCAAAGAGCCACAGCAGCAAgagcacacacaaacagaaatgacagcacacacactcacagatgaCACAAACGTTCAACCAACCTCACCGACAAAGTCAGGCCAAAAACGCATGGGTCTTTTCCGCCGTTTACGTGGAGAGAACAGTAAAACCCCCATCCCCAAAATCCTCATCCAGGACTTTAGCGAGAAAGATGAGAGGCTGACTTCGaaagagaggaggaggaggaaaagagAGAAGGAGCGAAAAGAAAAGgaagagaaagacagaaaaaaacaagagagGGAGATGGAAAAGGACAAAGAAAGGGAGAGGAAAAAGCCTCAGACAAGAGGAAAGAGCTTTCAGGTGCTGAGCAAGAAGGGTGTTGATAATGCTGAATCTGGGAACAGTGACTTTCAGACATCTCGAACACGGAGAAACTCTGCTCCTTTTTCAGACAGTTATTTTTAA
- the rad9a gene encoding cell cycle checkpoint control protein RAD9A (The RefSeq protein has 3 substitutions compared to this genomic sequence) has protein sequence MDCVATGANVKVLAKAIHSLSRIGEELYLEPVDDGLALRSVNSSRSAFASFQLSPLFFQRYQAPTDQSFRCKMPIKSVQAVFKSLSSLERSVEKCRIQLNSEKSRLTITLHCKHGLLKTHNLSFQDCESLQAVFDKESCTNVLQAQPRLMVDTVLHFPPSLEEVNLSVSSDRVWLRNHVEDDADSSRAMMTELCLSSEEFDHFAISSQTSITFCLKELRGLLGFAESSCLPISMYFDEPGSPVILNVTDSVLEANFVLATLSEDSHSKNHVNSNTKRPDAEQPPDDFMSDDMDSFLIAMETSELPGPSHVPTSPLQPINNRKHSASDDEEEEALAERPPNKKFCSLFFGSVLPTPSLTNQTIQSQEVLASDSEDENQTETS, from the exons ATGGATTGTGTTGCAACTGGAGCAAACGTGAAAG TTTTAGCAAAAGCCATACATTCCCTGTCGAGAATTGGAGAGGAGCTGTATTTGGAGCCTGTGGATGATGGG CTGGCCCTGCGGTCGGTCAACTCTTCCCGCTCAGCCTTTGCCAGTTTCCAGTTGTCTCCTCTCTTCTTCCAGAGATACCAGGCTCCAACAGACCAGAGCTTTCGCTGCAAAATGCCCATCAAA AGTGTTCAGGCCGTGTTCAAGTCACTGTCATCTTTGGAGCGATCTGTAGAAAAATGCCGTATACAGTTGAACAGTGAGAAGAGTCGGTTGACTATTACTCTGCACTGTAAACACG GGCTCTTGAAAACCCACAATTTGTCCTTTCAGGACTGTGAGAGTTTGCAAGCCGTGTTTGATAAAGAGAGCTGTACAAACGTTCTACAAGCTCAACCCAG GTTGATGGTGGACACAGTTCTGCATTTCCCTCCATCTCTGGAGGAGGTGAATCTGTCGGTGAGCAGCGATCGAGTGTGGCTCAGGAATCATGTGGAGGATGATGCAG actcATCACGAGCAATGATGACTGAATTATGTTTGAGCTCAGAGGAGTTTGATCATTTTGCCATCAGCTCTCAGACCAGCATCACCTTCTGTCTTAAAGAGCTCAGG GGTTTACTTGGATTTGCAGAGTCATCTTGTCTTCCAATCTCGATGTATTTTGATGAGCCGGGCAG TCCAGTCATCCTGAATGTGACAGACAGTGTTCTGGAGGCTAATTTTGTTCTCGCTACACTATCAGAGGACTCACATTCAAAGAACCATGTCAACTCCGACACAAAACG CCCTGATGCAGAGCAACCACCAGACGATTTTATGAGCGACGACATGGACTCATTTCTCATCGCAATGGAGACCAGCGAACTTCCTGGACCGTCACATGTGCCCACATCCCCTCCGCAACCCATCAATAACAGAAAGCATTCCGCCAGTGATGACGAGGATGAAGAAGCACTTGCAGAAAGACCTCCAAACAAAAAG TTTTGTTCACTTTTCTTTGGTTCAGTTTTGCCCACTCCCTCTCTAACCAATCAGACGATACAGAGCCAGGAAGTGCTTGCCAGCGACAGTGAAGATGAAAATCAGACAGAAACATCATAA